In Streptomyces sp. P9-A4, the genomic window GGGTGCGTCCGCTGACCTTCCGCCAGATCGCCGAGCCGGGAAGGGCGTTGTCGCGGCTGAAGGCGAAGACCATCCGGCTGGCGGCGGCGACCTCGGCGTTGCCGCAGAAGAGCTGGGCGACGATCACGACGAGGAGCAGGGCGGTGGCGCCGCCGGAGCCGAGCGCGTCCAGGAGGATCTGGGCGGGCGGGACCCCGGTGGCGCTGTTCTGCGTGGCGGCGTAGTCCTGGATGGCGAAGCTCAGCCCGGCGAGCAGGGCGAATCCGGCGATCCAGGAGACCCAGATGGCCCGCACGATGCCCTTGGCGGCGGTGACGGAGGCGTTGGAGGTCTCCTCGGAGAGGTGGGCCGAGGCGTCGTAGCCGGAGAAGGTGTACTGGGCGAGGAGCAGACCGATGGCGGCGACGTAGAACGGGTTGGCCCATCCGGTGTCGTTGACGAACTCGGTGAAGACGAACTCGACGGACTGGTGCCGGTCGGGGACGAACGCGAGGGCGCCGACGATGATCGCCACACCGGCCAGGTGCCACCAGACGCTGATCGAGTTGAGCACGCTGACCAGGCGGACGCCGAAGAGGTTCAGGACGGCGTGGAGCAGCAGGATCGCCAGGAAGATCAGGAAGGTGGATCCCGCGGTGGGCTCGAAGCCCCACTGGAGGTTGAGGAACGCTCCGGTGAAGAGGGCGGCGCCGTAGTCGATGCCGGCGATGGCGCCGAGCAGACCGAGCAGATTGAGCCAACCGGTGTACCAGCCCCAGCGACGGCCGCCGAGCCGGTCGGCCATGTAGTAGAGGGCGCCGGAGGTCGGGTAGGCGCTGGTGACCTCGGCGAGGGCGAGACCGACGCACAGCACGAACAGCCCGACGCCGGCCCAGCCCCAGAGCATGACGGCGGGGCCGCCGGTGCCCATGCCGAAGCCGTAGAGGGTCATGCAGCCGGAGAGGACGGAGATGACCGAGAAGCTGATCGCGAAGTTGCCGAAGCCGCCCATGCGGCGGGCGAGGACGGGCTGGTAGCCCAGCTCTCTGAGTCTCGCCTCCTCGTCCTGGGCGGGCGGTGGTGTGCGTATCGGGTCGGCGGGAGCGTCGGCGCGGGACATGAGCGGGGTTCCTCCGGGGACGGGACGGGCTGAGGTGGGGGACGGGCGTACGGAGCGGGGCGGGTGGGTCAGGTGGGGCGTAGGAGCGGGGCGGGCGAGACGGGCTGGTGAGGCCGGGGCGGCCGTCAGCCGCTGAGGCAGCGGGCTCGGGCGCGCAGGAAGACCTCTTCGGCCAGGGCGCGGTCGTCCGGATCGGGCGTCCGGTACGCCCACGGCAGGGTGGTGTAGTACGGGCCGAGCGCCTCGAAGACGCGGGCGGCGTCGGCGAAGCGGAGGGCGCCGTAGAGGGCGTGCGCGAGATGGTTGAGGTCGAGCAGCGAGGCGTCGTCGGTGGCGGTGAAGAGGAACCAGGTGTCCAGGGCGCGGCGGGCGTCGCGTACGGCGTCCTCGGCCACCCAGTGGAGGTCGAGGGCGCGCTCCTGGCCGCGCTCGCGCCGGTAGCGCTCGACGCGTACGTAGAGCGGGAGGGCGTGCAGGGCGGAGCCGAGGGGGGCGGAGGAGGCCGCCCAGTGGGAGTAGTTGACGGCCTCGGAGAGCGGTCCCGGGCGCCGGGCGTAGACGAACTGGAGCATGCGGTGGTGCGCCTCGCGGTTGTACGGGTCGCGCTTCTCCGCCTCCGCGAGCAGGCCCCAGGGTCCGGGCGGCAGCATCGGGGCGGGCGGGGTGAGCCGGTGCTCGGCCATGCGCTGGCGCCCGTCGAGAGCGGCGAGGGCGATCAGGCCCACCCACGGCACGGGGTCCTCGGGGGACCGGTCCGCGGCGTCGCGGCAGGCGGTCCAGGCCTCCTGCCAGAGTTCCCGGGTCCGGGGGTGGCCGGCGCGGTGGGCGCGTACGGCGCGCTCCACGCTGACGCGGCTGTGCATCACGGCGGCGGCCTGGCTGTCGGGCTGTTCGGCGCGCCAGATGTGGACGACGTCGGTGCCGGCGGCGACGGCGGCGAGGACCTGGGTACGGCGGGTCCAGCCGTCCCAGTCCGAGGTCTCGTCGAGGAGCCGGGCCATGGCCACCCAGCGGCCGGTGCGTAAGTCCTGGAGGACGTTGCGCAGGGCGTGGTCGTGGCCCGCGGGATGGTAGACGGGGCGGAAGCCGTGTCCGGCCATCAGGGGGTGGGTGGTGGTGTGGGTGACATGGGTCCTCGGTGGATGGAGGGGGTGGTCAGTCCCCCGGCGGGCGTCCCGGCCGTTGATCGGCGATCACTATAGAGGGCTCTGGACTCGACCGGTCCACTTTCTTTTGGGACAGTAACTATTAAGCCAACGACCGAATTTGACTTACCGTCAGGTAGGTCGCTGGAACCTGACGGGGTCCCGCGCCAGGGCTTGACGAAGACCCGTCACGACGGCACCCTGACCCTTTTCGGTGACCGGATGATCACCGAGCGACCCCGGCGACAGGAGCGGCACGATGACGGGCGGCCCGGTACTCGCCGTCGACCAGGGCACCTCGGGCACCAAGGCGCTCGTCCTCTGCCCCGAGCGCGGAGTCATCGGCAGCGGCACGGCCCCGGTACGGCCCCGCTATCTGCCGGGAGGCCTGGTCGAGGTCGACCCGCGTGAGCTGTACGACTCCGTGGTCACCGCCGGGCGCGCGGCGCTCGCCGAGGCGGGCACCCCGGTCGTGGCCGTCGGCCTCGCCAACCAGGGCGAGACCGTCCTCGCCTGGGACCCGGCCACCGGCGAACCGCTCACGGACGCGCTCGTCTGGCAGGACCGCAGAGCGGCCCCGATCTGCGCCGAACTCGACGGCCACGCCGAGCAGTTGAGGCACATCACCGGACTTCCGGTGGACCCGTACTTCGCCGCTCCCAAGATGGCCTGGATCCGCCGCCACGCCACCGGCTCGGGCGTGGTCACGACCAGCGACGCCTGGCTCGTCCACCGGCTCACGGGCGCCTTCGTCACCGACGCGGCCACCGCGGGACGGACCGGGCTCCTCGACCTGGACACGGTCGCGTGGTCGGGGACCGCGCTCGATCTGTACGGCCTGGGCGGCGAACGGCTCCCCCAAGTCGTGGACTGCGACACCCCGGTCGGCACCACGCACGCCTTCGGCCCGCCGCTCCCCCTCACCGGCCTCCTGGTCGACCAGCAGGCGGCACTGCTCGCGCAGAGCGCCGACGACCCCGCCGCGGCCAAGTGCACCTACGGCACGGGCGCCTTCCTCCTCGCGCAGACCGGCCCCGAGCCCCACCGCGCGACCTCGGGACTCGTCGGCTGCGTCGCCTGGCGGCTGCGCGGCCGGGTCGCCCACTGTCTCGACGGGCAGGTGTACACGGTCGCCTCGGCCGTACGGTGGCTCACCGACCTCGGCGTCATCTCCGGGGCGGAGGACATCGACGCCGTCGGCGGCGGGGTGCCCGACACCGGCGGGGTCACCTTCGTTCCCGCGCTCGCCGGGCTCGCCGCGCCCTGGTGGCGGGGAGACGTACGCGGCTCGATCGGCGGCCTCGGCCTGGACACCACCCGGGGCCATCTCGTCCGCGCCCTGTGCGAGGGCATCGCCGCCCAGGTCGTGGACCTCGCCGCGGCCGTCGCCGCGGACCGGGGCGCGCCGCTCACCTCGCTGCGCGCCGACGGCGGGCTCACCCGGTCGGCCCTGCTCATGCAGGCCCAGGCCGATCTGCTGCAACTCCCCGTCGAGGTCTCCTCGTCGCCCGACGCGACGGCGCTGGGGGTGGGCGCGGTGGCCCGGCTGGGCCACGAACCGGGACTCACGCTCCGTGAGGCCGTACCCGTGTGGAAGCCCTCGGCCGTGTACGAACCCCGGATCTCGGCCGACGAGGCGGAGGCCCGTCTCGCCCGGTTCCGGGCGGAGGTGTCGGCGGTGGTGGACCGGACGGGGGCGGGAGCAGGGGCGGCGGGCGGCTCGGGTTCCGGTGGGGCCGGATGAGCGTCAGCCGTACGGGTCCCCTCCCGGTGGGTTCAGGGGCGGAGTACGACGTGGTGGTCGTCGGCGCGGGCGTCGTCGGCTCCGCCATCGCCCGCACACTGGCCCGCCACCCGCTGAGGGTCGCGCTCGTGGATGCGGCGAACGACGTCGGCGACGGTACGTCGAAGGCCAACACCGCCATCCTGCACACCGGTTTCGACGCCACCCCCGGCACCCTGGAGGCCCGCCTCGTCCGTGAGGGACACCGGCTGCTCTCCGCGTACGCGCGGGAGACCGGCATCCCCGTGGAACCGGTGGGCGCCCTGCTCGTCGCCTGGGACGAGCAGCAGCGCGCCGCCCTCCCCCGCCTCGCCGAGAAGGCCGCACGCAACGGGCATCACGCCACCCGCATGCTCACCGCCGCCGAACTCCGGTCGCGGGAACCGCACTTGGGTCCCGGCGCGCTCGCCGCGCTCGAAGTGCCGGGCGAGGCGGTGATCTGCCCGTGGACGACCACCCTCGCCTACGCCACCCAGGCCGTCCGCTCCGGGGTGGACCTGCATCTCGACTGCCGGGTGGAGAAGGTCCGTCCGGGCGATCCGTACCACCGGCTCGTCACCCGGCGCGGGGTGCTGCGGGCGCGTCACCTCGTGAACGCCTGCGGGCTGCACGCCGACGCGTTCGACGCGCTCGTCGGCCGCGAGGACTTCACCGTCACCCCGCGCCGGGGCCAGCTCCTGGTCTTCGACAAGTTCGCCCGCGACCTCGTACGGCACATCCTGCTTCCCGTGCCGGGGCCGCTCGGCAAGGGGGTCCTCGTCGCGCCGACGGTGTACGGCAACGTCATGCTCGGCCCCACGGCCGAGGACCTCACCGACAAGACCGCCACCGGCACCACGGCGGAAGGGCTCGCAGGCCTCCGCGAGCAGGGCGGCCGGATCCTGCCCGCCCTGCTCGACGAGGAGGTGACCG contains:
- a CDS encoding amino acid permease; translation: MSRADAPADPIRTPPPAQDEEARLRELGYQPVLARRMGGFGNFAISFSVISVLSGCMTLYGFGMGTGGPAVMLWGWAGVGLFVLCVGLALAEVTSAYPTSGALYYMADRLGGRRWGWYTGWLNLLGLLGAIAGIDYGAALFTGAFLNLQWGFEPTAGSTFLIFLAILLLHAVLNLFGVRLVSVLNSISVWWHLAGVAIIVGALAFVPDRHQSVEFVFTEFVNDTGWANPFYVAAIGLLLAQYTFSGYDASAHLSEETSNASVTAAKGIVRAIWVSWIAGFALLAGLSFAIQDYAATQNSATGVPPAQILLDALGSGGATALLLVVIVAQLFCGNAEVAAASRMVFAFSRDNALPGSAIWRKVSGRTQTPVPAVWLAVGIAALLAVPSLYSATAYGAVTAINVIGITPAYAIPIYLRLRAGNRFTPGPWSLGRWSKPIGWTAVVWVALVTVLFCLPQKSPVTVDTMNYAVIALAVVLVLASVWWYVARRSYGTPTAYGNAREEAEIAEGIV
- a CDS encoding FGGY family carbohydrate kinase, whose product is MTGGPVLAVDQGTSGTKALVLCPERGVIGSGTAPVRPRYLPGGLVEVDPRELYDSVVTAGRAALAEAGTPVVAVGLANQGETVLAWDPATGEPLTDALVWQDRRAAPICAELDGHAEQLRHITGLPVDPYFAAPKMAWIRRHATGSGVVTTSDAWLVHRLTGAFVTDAATAGRTGLLDLDTVAWSGTALDLYGLGGERLPQVVDCDTPVGTTHAFGPPLPLTGLLVDQQAALLAQSADDPAAAKCTYGTGAFLLAQTGPEPHRATSGLVGCVAWRLRGRVAHCLDGQVYTVASAVRWLTDLGVISGAEDIDAVGGGVPDTGGVTFVPALAGLAAPWWRGDVRGSIGGLGLDTTRGHLVRALCEGIAAQVVDLAAAVAADRGAPLTSLRADGGLTRSALLMQAQADLLQLPVEVSSSPDATALGVGAVARLGHEPGLTLREAVPVWKPSAVYEPRISADEAEARLARFRAEVSAVVDRTGAGAGAAGGSGSGGAG
- a CDS encoding FAD-dependent oxidoreductase, with the protein product MSVSRTGPLPVGSGAEYDVVVVGAGVVGSAIARTLARHPLRVALVDAANDVGDGTSKANTAILHTGFDATPGTLEARLVREGHRLLSAYARETGIPVEPVGALLVAWDEQQRAALPRLAEKAARNGHHATRMLTAAELRSREPHLGPGALAALEVPGEAVICPWTTTLAYATQAVRSGVDLHLDCRVEKVRPGDPYHRLVTRRGVLRARHLVNACGLHADAFDALVGREDFTVTPRRGQLLVFDKFARDLVRHILLPVPGPLGKGVLVAPTVYGNVMLGPTAEDLTDKTATGTTAEGLAGLREQGGRILPALLDEEVTAVYAGLRAATGQEDYRIAAHPALRYVTVGGIRSTGLTASLAIAEHVRGLLADCGLDPGPERPPARVRMPNLGEAFPRPYRDARLIARDPEFGEIVCHCERVTRGEIRAALASTIPPGGLDGLRRRTRARGGRCQGNHCGAEVRALFEEYGEGAR